Part of the Periplaneta americana isolate PAMFEO1 chromosome 4, P.americana_PAMFEO1_priV1, whole genome shotgun sequence genome is shown below.
ttcataaaacaaaAGCAATGAAAGCcccacaatattttaataaacggttcttttttctctattattttgtATAAGTAAAATTTGGAGACTAAGAACAACTAGAGGAAGAAATACAGattcttccgaaattaagtaTCTACACTAGGTTTCTGGACATTATTTCCTGGAACAGAAGAGAAATGAACACataagaaattaaatgaaaatatgctagctaacaaaagttaaaaataaaataaagagacgAAGTAATTCAGAGCGAATTTAGTGCAAGACTAACTACCAAAAagtcgacttggttggcgagttggtatagcgctggccttctttgcccaaggttgcgggttcgatcccgggccaggtcgatggcatttaagtgtgcttaaatgcgacaggctcatgtcattagatttagtggcatgtaaaagaactcctgcgggacaaaattccggcacatccggcgacgctgatataacctctgcagttgcgagcgtcgttaaataaaccataacataacTACCAAAAGTTATATTCGAACTTCATTCTGGACGGGaggaaaattttataacacaaacaATAATAGGATGGACAACCTGACTGATGGGAACAAAGCAGACTGCAACAAGAAGAGTCCTTCAGGAAAGATAAAGatatctgtaaaaataataattttagatacTCGAACATTCTTGCCAATTACAGGTCTTCAAATCCAAAATCGATGAGGGTGATAGTCgaaggtttttttttaaactggGGTAACTTTTAATTTCTTATCTTCATATTCAtcgtttacataatattaattcCGGTACTGGATTATTACATAAGAAATTGAGTTTCTTTTCATCACTCCTAATTGCCCTAACATTATCGAAGATGATGTGTGTGTCCACAATTTTGTTATTGTACAAGTAACAGCCTCACTTCAACGCTCGTGTTCTGGAATATATACCATAGTGAATGCGACAGGGTCCATCATCATTTGTCCTAGGTTTGGTCAAGAACAAATAATCCCAAAACCAGGCGATTTTGCAGGCCATGTTACAGGTTGAATGCCTACTCATAACACGACCACAAGAAGATCACAAACTCGTTGCAATGGTAATGAAAAAAAATCGCCCTTCTTGTTTAAGCAAGTGCCAGTATGTTTAATATTCTttacaaaatgaagaaaatatgaatatACACATTATTTCTCACGGTAaagtacttaataaaataattatgatgcgCCCATAAAATAGGGATaagtaaaattaagtttattccACTGATAACCTGCACCCGATCGTTTTAGGATTAACTAGATAAAATAGGAATATAACAAGCAGTAGTATCAATTCCTTATACATATATTATGTTaagaaacacaaaattaaaaaatttaaacaagCAAGATTTGTTATTCTGTGCTGCAATGACAGCCACTTtcctaacaattttattttctcatttctgcCGTTGATAGTTAAAATCTTCGAGATTACAATGTACTATCtaaataagtattaaaatcttcattgataTTGTCAGAattcaaatatatttacaaacattATACCATTTCTACCTAACAAAAttcatcaattatttatatacatttgcTTCACAAAATTTTTCGTAGTTTACACAGCTCTTATCAGAGATATTTAAAAGCTCTTCATACTCCAACACTTCTTACCGCCTTAATCCATCCTAAGAATGCTCCAGAAAGAAGTGGAAACAAATATAACGGGTGCCGGCATCTAGCAATGATATCTCATTCATTTCAGAATGCTGCGCTTTCTTTATCACTCATGCATACTCCAGATGTAGTATATATACAACGAGCGGCTCTGTGAATAGCCAGTCACAAACACGCAGCAACATGAGCACCTTCTTGGTAAGTACAACCGTTCATTCTTTACGGTTAACATAACCATTAAAAAcaagtaaattatttcattttcatcgcAATACGCTACTCAGTTCAGTTTCATAACTGCAACAAAAACTGTTTCAGATATTTCTCGTGGCTCTGGCAACCGCAGCAGCCACTGTCCCAGACACCAAGACCATAGAGAAGCGCGGAATCGATCATGGACATGGAGGGACTAGTTACAGTTCCTTTAACCTCGGGTCAGGTGCCAGTGGTCACGGAGGATTAATTAGTACTTCTGGTTACGGACACGGAGGAATCTCAGCTGGTCTTATTAGCTCCGTGGGATATGGCCATGGAGGAATATTCAGCGGTGTTGGACATGGAGGATTTGGTGGTTCTGCTGGTCTCATTAGCTCCGGAGGTTATGGACACGGAGGATTCGGTCTGGGATATGCAGGACTCGGCGGGGGTGTCGGAGGATTCGGAGGAGGTGTAGGAGGTTTTGGGGGAGGCGCTGGTGGGGGTGATGTACAGGTCAACACCATCACTCAAACAGTTCCAGTCCCCGTTCCTCAGCCCAACACTGTTCCAATCACCAGACACGTCCCCGTACCTGTCCAAGTACCTTACCCAGTCGAGAGACCAGTCCCTGTTCCTGTAACTGTTCCTAAACCCTACACTGTCACAGTACCCAGACCCGTTGCAGTTCCTGTACCACGACCCGTCCCTGTTCCTGTACCAGAACCCATCCAAGTTCCTGTACTTCAAGCCATACCCGTACCGGTGCCCCAACCTGTACCAGTACCAGTAGCGCAACCTGTTGCTGTATCAGTGCCTCAGCCCATAACTGTGAACGTTCCAGTACCTGTGGTGGTTCCAGGAGGTAATGGTGGAGGTGCTGGAGCCGGTATTGGAGCTGGAGGAGCCGGTTTTGGATCGGGAGGAGCCGGTTTTGGATCGGGAGGAGCCGGTTTAGGGCACGGGTTTGGAGGTTATGGAGGTATTGGCCACTTCTCCTCCGGAGGTTACGGCAAACACTAATCTCCAAAATTCCAAACTATTATTGTCAAAGTGGTCTCCTTTTGTTGCTCATGTTGGACTATGTGTctaatttttaagtgtttatatttaattctcaTTCTCTggatattgtattaaatttctcTACTTGATTCAGTGATTACATGTATTGTTGGtgaagtttaataaataaattatttcaaatgttcatatttttaattgtggCTCACTTATTCCTTCCATCAtccttattatttaataataattatattcaaaacaagtataattttaattaaaaatgtaagtatgtataattgatattgaaaatatttcagtGCATTGGTAGTGTGAGCAGAATTTTCTTGGGTTTAGTAagcattcaattattttaaagcataataaatatattaagtaaaGCTATAAAGAGACCGAATGTACGACAAATTGTATatttgattttgtttatattatctcCAATAAAAAAAGTGGACGTGCTACATTGTATCTGGAATCTTGCGatataacatttattttgcaatttctttccttctaacaGAACTCTGTCTTTTGTGAATAAACACTTTTGTCTTACTCAGATATGTTTTCCttttaattcattaaaatattacacttATTGCAGTGCAGTAATACTTACCAGTGCTCTAAAACATTGTTGCCAGGAGTAAGCACGATTCTGTTCCTCCATTGAGGACTTTCCTTCAGCACATATGCAGATGGAACGGATCGTGGCGCTATATTATAAAATGACAACGACATTCACTCCTAGTCTCAAACCTGTAGTTCCGTGTGAATGATATTAATTGAAAAATCACATTTCGCACCCATGTTGGCTAAATGGCATTGAATTGGGGCCAAAATTTATATGAATTTTATCGTCCCTCAAATATACAAGATGAATCTACAATCTTTAAAATCGCCCTTTCCTCTGACGGACTCTGTATAATGACGTAAGACCAACAGTTCAACTTCCTGTACCATATGTACCAAAGTATTATCCTTTAAGTGATGAGAGCTTTTTGCACAAAGTGTTGCCGCTTACTTCGCTACGCTTGTCTTGCTCTGCAACCATGGGCACATTAAATTTTCAACCAACTTCGATGTCCATGTTTTGTGAACATAGCCAAAACACAACAGTTTAAAAAGGTAACTCACACAACACTACATTCTTCTCACCACAGCACAAGGGAGAGTCCATTTACTGTGAGGTAGATAAGACATAGACGAACATATTGtagaaataacaattaattacgtcTCGTTTCCCTTCCACAGCCATGTTGCCAATAATTAAGTTTCAACCCACGTATACTTATATCTCTTTCCTTCACTGCATTATTTCCTCTTCTGAGGTAGACTATGATCTCAAACCGGAACACCGGAATTTCAAATGCATGTTTTGATAACAGATACAGACACATGTAAAATCACAGCGTACAAAGCCAATATTCTGAACGTATGGACAACTCTTGAGTAGATATTGTAGGTCATCAAAGCTCCAAATATCAAGTGACTGAGACTAAAACACCtgaaaaaaaatgtaggcctatttgtaatgAAATTAGTGGGATCATTCAATAACTAAAGTGacattcaaatataaatatatatatatatatatatatatatatatatatatatatatatatatatatatatataattccatCATCTGCGGATATGGAGTGACAACTATGGACATTATTGCAACATATTCACAAACATAAATAATGTAGCTAAATATCCTAAGCAACTCTAGTATATAACATATCATTTTCAAGTAGGCAAagtgatacaaaaactgtttcttGAAACAAGAGAATAGCACTACGGAGACCTAATCAAGAAATTGTAAACAATACGTCATCTATATTATGAACGATTCCAAAACCtgtatatgaatttaaatatttaaaaatagtagAAATGATATTATTGATTAAGAACGCCGAGGATGATATGTTGAAGCTTCAACACTAATGCTTGAAATAAAGATTATTCCCTAAGATAAGATGCAACTGTTAAATTTACACATGGCAATAGAATTGCATGTAGACCCTAAATGCAAAGAACTGTATAGCATTGTCCATAACCGACTGCACTATCATAAAACGTATTCAATATGAGTTGCTGCAGATAATTATTCTGATATGGGATGAAATGAGGATACATCACTTCCAACCGGAATCCAAGAGCATTGGAAACATTCATTCTTAATAAACAATTACATAAAATCTCGTCACCtaaggagaaaaaataaaaatttgattgtTTCATAATTGAAAGGTAATATAAAGTGTGATTTACGATGCCAAAGGGGAAATTTTACATGACTTCTTTAAGAGCATTGTGGTCTGAATAACGATAACAATTACACGTACTTCTGGGGAAAAATTGGAACCGGCGTTATTGTGAAGACGGCGTTCGATGCACAAATTTGGGTTCTACTTATCATGGCCAAAGCTTGACCTAAATGTCTGCTCATaccaatgacaattctttttcaATGACAGGTCCTTAATTTACTGTTATTCGCCCCAATGCCACGAGCAGACTCATAGCTGTCGCTAGAGATGAGAGCCGAGGACAACATTTCGTCAGAGGCTGCTCAGAGTCCAGCAGATGCAGTAGATCTACTTCACACTGGAAATGAATTATTATGATGGAGATGCTGGTGGTCTTGATGGAGAATAAACTTGCTCATATGTCACAGGGTAGGCTGTAGAAAAACCCCTGTGCTGCCTGGAACACAGGAAACTATCAAATGTACTAGAGATCTAGGCGGGAAAGTCCTGACATGTCACTATTACAGACCAGATCTTACACCGTCATACTGTAACATGTTTAGTCCCAGAAAGAAACTCTCGGAGTAATCATGTTCGTTCATTATCACTAAGAGCGAATTAAAGTATAACATTAGCTTCGTTACTAGGAGTAATATAATTTCCACTCTGCAGAATGTACAAAAGCTTGTACAGGAACCTGAAAAATAGTAGTAGCATTatagtcgtagtagtaatagcattagtcgcagtagtagtagtagtagtagtagtagtagtagtagtagtagtagtagtagtagtagtagtagtagtagtagtagtagtagtagtattagcagcagcagtatcagcagcagcagtatcaTCAGTAGGGCAAGGcaattaatgattttgcatatttttcttatgaaggtttaaacattgttagcatatatggaaatgtatgacattaaaaaccgggttaaataaaagcaattcgttagggcatttgtttttcattttcttaacttttttacGGATATGTCATTTGTTTagcaattttaagtcattttgagcatttttcACACTTTTCAGGAAGGCtgtgacattatttgtatttgatttgagatttttattataattcagtattttccttgtcaatataatttcttggaattaagtagatgtttgctagcttctacccctatttttcaaggtatgtgcataatgaacttgcccacttctaggaattttattcaaattcttagagcatatgctagcttgtacccctatttttcaaggcataatgaacttgcccacttctaggaatttacccacactccCACAGAGATTCCTTTCTCCAGGTAAACTGGCATTGTTATGCTGTTAATTGAGGTGGTCAGTTGTTTCTAGTCGT
Proteins encoded:
- the LOC138698830 gene encoding pupal cuticle protein 36-like; translated protein: MSTFLIFLVALATAAATVPDTKTIEKRGIDHGHGGTSYSSFNLGSGASGHGGLISTSGYGHGGISAGLISSVGYGHGGIFSGVGHGGFGGSAGLISSGGYGHGGFGLGYAGLGGGVGGFGGGVGGFGGGAGGGDVQVNTITQTVPVPVPQPNTVPITRHVPVPVQVPYPVERPVPVPVTVPKPYTVTVPRPVAVPVPRPVPVPVPEPIQVPVLQAIPVPVPQPVPVPVAQPVAVSVPQPITVNVPVPVVVPGGNGGGAGAGIGAGGAGFGSGGAGFGSGGAGLGHGFGGYGGIGHFSSGGYGKH